The Lysobacter panacisoli genome includes a window with the following:
- a CDS encoding serine hydrolase, whose protein sequence is MRSARTVAVLALLANGVAQAQAPNDLPPQLQDFDAYVEGVRKQFDVPGIAVAVVKDGEVVLERGFGQREMGKPAAVDARTLFAIASNTKAFTAASLSILADEGKLSLDDRVVDHLPWFRMSDPYVTREMRLRDLLAHRSGLGLGAGDLLYWPTTTYNTEEVSRRLKDVPLTGSFRGQYAYDNILYGVAQLVIEKVSGQSYAQFLQQRIFDPLGMRDTRFNSDALRPRDNIATGHAKADFKDLQPAPRMAWANVSGAGGIYSSVHDMSRWMRMQLAGGTYVDARGNTQRLFSEERQQAMWSVVTPIPVPKAAVPELEATRPNFLGYGEGWSLSDYRGHKLAWHTGGWPGMVSRVTLLPEQKLGVIVLTNAEIGGAFNAVTLRVLDAYLDTPKTDWTAAYAAALAKSKGKADEDWQKHLKARVADAGPSLPLAKYARTYRDPWYGDIVVEEKDGALRMRFTRTPQLAGTLTPWQHDTFMVRWDERWLNADAFVSFALDADGGIREARMEAISPMTDFSFDFQDLRLAPVTDDDKKESKG, encoded by the coding sequence GTGCGATCGGCGCGTACGGTCGCCGTACTCGCGCTGCTGGCGAACGGCGTCGCGCAGGCGCAGGCGCCGAATGATCTGCCGCCGCAACTGCAGGACTTCGACGCCTACGTCGAAGGCGTGCGCAAGCAGTTCGACGTGCCGGGCATCGCGGTCGCCGTGGTCAAGGACGGCGAGGTCGTGCTCGAACGCGGCTTCGGCCAGCGCGAGATGGGCAAGCCCGCAGCCGTCGATGCGCGCACGCTGTTCGCCATCGCCTCCAACACCAAGGCCTTCACCGCGGCCTCGCTGTCGATCCTCGCCGACGAGGGCAAGCTGAGCCTGGACGATCGCGTCGTCGACCACTTGCCTTGGTTCCGCATGTCCGATCCGTACGTCACCCGCGAGATGCGCCTGCGCGACCTGCTCGCGCACCGCAGCGGGCTCGGCCTCGGCGCGGGCGACCTGCTGTACTGGCCGACCACGACCTACAACACCGAGGAAGTCTCGCGCCGGTTGAAGGACGTCCCGCTGACCGGCAGCTTCCGCGGCCAGTACGCGTACGACAACATCCTCTATGGCGTCGCACAGCTGGTGATCGAGAAGGTCAGCGGCCAGAGCTACGCGCAGTTCCTGCAGCAGCGCATCTTCGATCCGCTCGGCATGCGCGACACGCGCTTCAACAGCGACGCGCTGCGTCCACGCGACAACATCGCCACCGGCCACGCCAAGGCCGACTTCAAGGATCTGCAACCGGCGCCACGCATGGCGTGGGCCAATGTGTCCGGCGCAGGCGGCATCTATTCCAGCGTGCACGACATGAGCCGCTGGATGCGCATGCAACTCGCCGGTGGTACCTATGTCGATGCGCGTGGCAACACCCAGCGCCTTTTCAGCGAGGAACGCCAGCAGGCGATGTGGTCGGTGGTGACGCCGATTCCCGTGCCGAAGGCGGCGGTGCCGGAACTCGAAGCCACGCGTCCCAACTTCCTCGGCTACGGCGAAGGCTGGAGCCTGTCCGATTACCGCGGCCACAAGCTGGCCTGGCACACGGGCGGCTGGCCGGGCATGGTCTCGCGCGTGACGCTGCTGCCTGAGCAGAAGCTCGGCGTGATCGTGCTGACCAATGCCGAGATCGGCGGCGCCTTCAACGCGGTGACGCTGCGCGTGCTCGACGCCTACCTCGACACGCCGAAGACCGACTGGACCGCCGCTTACGCCGCGGCGCTGGCCAAGAGCAAGGGCAAGGCCGACGAGGACTGGCAGAAGCACCTCAAAGCGCGTGTCGCCGATGCGGGCCCGTCGCTGCCGCTGGCGAAGTACGCGCGCACGTACCGCGATCCGTGGTACGGCGACATCGTGGTCGAAGAGAAGGACGGCGCGCTGCGCATGCGCTTCACCCGCACGCCGCAGCTGGCCGGCACGCTGACGCCTTGGCAGCACGATACCTTCATGGTGCGCTGGGACGAACGCTGGCTCAACGCCGATGCCTTCGTCAGCTTCGCGCTCGACGCCGACGGCGGCATCCGCGAAGCGCGGATGGAAGCGATCTCGCCTATGACCGACTTCAGCTTCGACTTCCAGGACCTGCGCCTGGCGCCGGTCACGGACGACGACAAGAAGGAAAGCAAGGGCTGA